A genomic region of Rhodococcus pyridinivorans contains the following coding sequences:
- a CDS encoding SDR family oxidoreductase has product MKVEGRVAVVTGGGGGIGGAIAAGLVERGARVVVADLDEHAAQRVVATLEEETPGSAVAVAADVSDDEHIRGLVERAEAEFGPVDLYFANAGVTGVPGLEIEDSVWEQSFDVNLRAHIRAARLLVPRWVERGEGYFVGTASAAGLLTQIGSATYSVTKHAAVGFAEWLSVTYGDKGVRVSCLCPMGVNTPLLYSGDASGHALGELATRAVTTAGAVLEPVDVAETVFAAMEEEHFLILPHPEVLEMYRNKGADYDRWLRGMRRYRQALEESTPTDS; this is encoded by the coding sequence ATGAAGGTCGAAGGCAGAGTGGCCGTCGTGACAGGCGGGGGCGGCGGAATCGGCGGCGCCATCGCTGCCGGCCTCGTCGAGCGAGGTGCACGAGTGGTGGTCGCCGACCTCGACGAACACGCGGCGCAGCGCGTCGTCGCGACGCTCGAGGAGGAGACGCCGGGGAGCGCCGTCGCGGTGGCGGCGGACGTCTCCGACGACGAACACATCCGCGGCCTCGTCGAGCGCGCCGAAGCGGAGTTCGGTCCCGTGGACCTGTACTTCGCCAACGCGGGTGTCACCGGTGTGCCCGGCCTGGAGATCGAGGACTCGGTCTGGGAGCAGTCCTTCGACGTCAACCTGCGCGCACACATCCGTGCGGCGCGACTGCTGGTACCCCGATGGGTCGAACGTGGCGAGGGCTATTTCGTGGGCACGGCGTCGGCGGCCGGCCTGCTCACACAGATCGGCTCGGCCACCTACTCGGTCACCAAGCACGCGGCCGTCGGTTTCGCCGAGTGGCTGTCGGTGACCTACGGCGACAAGGGTGTGAGGGTGAGCTGCCTGTGCCCGATGGGCGTCAACACACCTCTGCTGTACTCGGGGGACGCATCCGGGCACGCACTCGGTGAACTCGCCACCCGGGCCGTCACGACCGCCGGTGCAGTGCTCGAACCCGTCGACGTCGCGGAGACGGTGTTCGCGGCAATGGAGGAGGAGCACTTCCTGATCCTTCCGCACCCGGAGGTCCTCGAGATGTACCGGAACAAGGGCGCCGACTACGACCGGTGGCTGCGCGGCATGCGTCGCTACCGTCAGGCCCTCGAGGAGTCGACTCCCACCGATTCGTGA
- a CDS encoding cutinase family protein: MPDFACRRVLAIIAGLALGLTGPVVAAAATDGTAPTAGAETFRPCPERFVIAVDGTRNIDTPDSIDPDSPLAKISARYAAPGTVVEHIRYPAVVVPVPESGSSEGSGRLAYDESKRIGHQRLRETITVRHGSCPDSELVVLGYSQGASIAGDVLAEIAADGSVPPERISGVLYSDPRDTRGVETLFPGEVVPGITLGGGRDDFGTIAVERICIEGDAVCDGVTPEESEGWLGENVTGYLRLHTTYPDYDP, from the coding sequence ATGCCCGACTTCGCTTGTCGTCGTGTCCTGGCGATCATCGCAGGACTCGCCCTCGGCCTGACCGGACCCGTCGTCGCCGCCGCCGCCACTGACGGCACCGCGCCCACCGCCGGCGCGGAGACCTTCCGTCCGTGCCCGGAGCGGTTCGTCATCGCGGTCGACGGAACCCGCAACATCGACACCCCGGATTCGATCGATCCCGATTCACCCCTCGCGAAGATCTCGGCGCGGTACGCGGCACCCGGCACGGTGGTCGAGCACATCCGCTATCCCGCCGTCGTGGTTCCGGTGCCGGAGTCCGGGTCGAGCGAGGGATCGGGGCGACTCGCGTACGACGAGTCCAAGAGGATCGGGCATCAGCGCCTGCGCGAGACGATCACCGTCCGGCACGGTTCGTGCCCCGACAGCGAGCTCGTCGTCCTCGGTTACTCGCAGGGCGCGTCGATCGCCGGCGACGTCCTCGCCGAGATCGCGGCCGACGGTTCGGTGCCGCCGGAGCGGATCAGCGGTGTGCTGTACTCCGACCCGCGTGACACCCGGGGAGTCGAAACGCTGTTCCCGGGCGAGGTCGTCCCGGGCATCACGCTCGGTGGCGGTCGCGACGACTTCGGCACGATCGCCGTCGAACGGATCTGCATCGAGGGCGACGCGGTCTGCGACGGCGTGACACCGGAGGAGAGCGAAGGGTGGTTGGGCGAGAACGTCACCGGCTACCTGAGGCTGCACACGACCTATCCCGACTACGACCCGTGA
- a CDS encoding type II toxin-antitoxin system Phd/YefM family antitoxin, which translates to MYMTTLPVADARAQLSRLVDEAERTHERFEITRNGHRAAVLLGADDYDAMQETIAVLSDTDLLRAHVEGRTEVESGDVVDVQELTQLMRDARSSEE; encoded by the coding sequence ATGTACATGACGACTCTTCCTGTTGCCGACGCGCGGGCGCAATTGTCACGACTGGTCGATGAGGCCGAGCGCACACACGAGCGATTCGAGATCACCCGCAACGGGCACCGCGCCGCGGTGCTTCTCGGTGCCGACGATTACGACGCGATGCAGGAGACGATCGCGGTGTTGTCGGATACGGATCTGCTGCGGGCGCACGTCGAGGGCCGAACGGAGGTCGAGTCGGGAGACGTCGTCGATGTACAGGAATTGACGCAGCTGATGCGTGATGCTCGGTCGTCCGAGGAATGA
- a CDS encoding alpha-ketoglutarate-dependent dioxygenase AlkB family protein, which translates to MDELFSVSRPRREIAPGAVHVPDWLDPGEQRELVELCRDWARPPAPMRHTLLPGGGRMSVSTVCLGWHWSPYRYTRTAVDVDDAPVPPLPDRLVELGRRAVADAYDDPAAGGGYEPDTALINFYDRDARMGMHQDKDERVSAPIVSLSLGDACLFRFGNTESRGRPYTDVRLESGDLFVFGGPSRFAYHGVPVVYPDTGSSRCGLTAGRLNITLRSTGLA; encoded by the coding sequence ATGGACGAATTGTTCTCCGTCTCCCGTCCGCGACGCGAGATCGCGCCGGGCGCCGTGCATGTGCCCGACTGGCTCGACCCGGGCGAACAGCGCGAGCTCGTCGAGCTGTGTCGTGATTGGGCGCGCCCGCCGGCGCCGATGCGGCACACCCTGCTTCCGGGTGGCGGACGGATGTCGGTGAGCACGGTGTGCCTCGGATGGCACTGGTCGCCGTACCGCTACACCCGCACCGCGGTCGATGTCGACGACGCTCCCGTTCCGCCGCTTCCCGACCGGCTCGTCGAACTCGGGCGGCGTGCCGTCGCCGATGCCTACGACGATCCGGCGGCCGGGGGCGGGTACGAGCCCGATACCGCTCTGATCAATTTCTACGACCGCGACGCGCGGATGGGGATGCATCAGGACAAGGACGAGCGGGTGAGCGCGCCGATCGTGTCGCTCAGTCTCGGGGATGCCTGCTTGTTCCGGTTCGGCAACACCGAGTCGCGCGGCCGGCCGTACACCGACGTGCGTCTCGAGTCCGGCGATCTGTTCGTCTTCGGCGGTCCGTCGCGGTTCGCCTATCACGGGGTGCCGGTCGTGTATCCGGACACCGGCAGTTCCCGCTGCGGACTCACCGCGGGGCGCCTCAACATCACCCTGCGGAGTACCGGACTTGCTTGA
- a CDS encoding phosphotriesterase family protein, producing MTSVDTVRGPLDTGRLGRVLMHEHVFVLGEEIRTNFPDYPSPWDEDERVDDAVAKLKALSERGIDTIVDPTVVGLGRYIPRIQRVAERVDISIVVATGLYTYNDLPFQFHNVGPGLLVDGPEPLTELFVKDIREGIAGTGVRAGMLKCAIEIPGLTPGVERVIRAVGQAHVETGVPITVHTNPHTGSGQVAQRVLAEEGVDLTKVVIGHSGDSTDLDYLRRIADAGSILGMDRFGLDLLLPFEQRVDTVVALVEAGYTERMVLSHDASCFIDWFPHDVKQTAVPNWNYNHISDEVLPALRERGVTDEQITTMLVDNPRRIFER from the coding sequence ATGACATCCGTCGACACCGTTCGCGGCCCTCTCGACACGGGCCGTCTGGGCAGAGTCCTCATGCACGAGCACGTCTTCGTACTCGGCGAGGAGATCCGCACCAACTTTCCCGACTACCCGAGCCCGTGGGACGAGGACGAACGCGTCGACGACGCGGTCGCGAAGTTGAAGGCGTTGTCGGAGCGCGGCATCGACACGATCGTCGATCCCACGGTGGTCGGTCTCGGCCGGTACATTCCGCGCATCCAGCGCGTCGCCGAACGGGTGGACATCTCCATCGTCGTCGCGACGGGCCTGTACACCTACAACGACCTGCCGTTCCAGTTCCACAACGTCGGGCCGGGGTTGCTGGTGGACGGACCGGAGCCGCTCACCGAACTGTTCGTGAAAGACATCCGCGAGGGCATCGCCGGCACGGGGGTGCGTGCAGGAATGCTCAAGTGCGCCATCGAGATTCCGGGACTCACGCCGGGCGTCGAGCGCGTGATACGAGCGGTGGGGCAGGCGCACGTCGAGACCGGTGTGCCGATCACGGTGCACACCAATCCGCATACCGGGTCGGGGCAGGTGGCGCAGCGGGTGCTCGCGGAGGAAGGTGTCGACCTCACCAAGGTGGTGATCGGGCACAGCGGTGATTCGACCGATCTGGACTACCTGCGTCGCATTGCCGACGCCGGTTCGATTCTCGGGATGGACCGCTTCGGCCTCGATCTGCTGTTGCCGTTCGAGCAGCGCGTCGACACGGTGGTCGCGCTCGTGGAGGCCGGTTACACCGAGCGCATGGTGCTCTCGCACGATGCGTCGTGCTTCATCGACTGGTTCCCGCACGACGTGAAGCAGACCGCCGTGCCCAACTGGAACTACAACCACATCAGCGACGAGGTGCTGCCGGCCCTGCGCGAACGGGGCGTGACCGACGAGCAGATCACCACGATGCTCGTGGACAATCCGAGGCGGATCTTCGAACGCTGA
- a CDS encoding family 1 encapsulin nanocompartment shell protein, which translates to MNNLYRDLAPISEAAWTEIEEEAARTFKRHVAGRTVVDFSGPHGTDFAAVGLGRTREIEPPAAGVRARQHRVAPVVELRVPFTLSREEIDSVERGSRDIDLDPVKEAARQIAFAEDRAIFEGYAAAGIEGIRASSSNPSLQLPEDPRDFPEIISQALSQLRLAGVGGPYSILLGADEYTKVSETSDHGYPIREQLRRLIDGDLIWAPAIDGAFVLTTRGGDYDLQVGQDLSIGYLSHDAETVNLYFQESFTFLVYTGEASVPLVPTTLELPH; encoded by the coding sequence GTGAACAATCTGTATCGCGACCTCGCCCCGATTTCCGAGGCAGCATGGACCGAGATCGAGGAGGAGGCCGCACGCACCTTCAAGCGACACGTCGCCGGGCGCACCGTCGTCGACTTCTCCGGACCGCACGGCACCGACTTCGCGGCGGTGGGTCTCGGCCGCACCCGCGAGATCGAACCCCCGGCCGCCGGAGTGCGGGCGCGTCAGCACCGCGTCGCGCCGGTCGTCGAACTGCGGGTGCCGTTCACGCTGTCGCGCGAGGAGATCGACAGCGTCGAGCGCGGTTCCCGCGACATCGACCTCGACCCCGTCAAGGAAGCGGCCCGCCAGATCGCCTTCGCCGAGGACCGCGCGATCTTCGAAGGCTACGCGGCCGCGGGTATCGAGGGCATCCGGGCGTCGTCGTCGAACCCGTCCCTGCAGCTGCCCGAGGATCCCCGCGACTTCCCGGAGATCATCAGCCAGGCGCTGTCGCAGCTGCGACTGGCGGGTGTGGGTGGCCCGTACTCGATCCTGCTCGGCGCCGACGAGTACACCAAGGTCAGCGAGACGTCCGATCACGGCTACCCGATCCGCGAACAACTGCGCCGCCTCATCGACGGCGACCTCATCTGGGCCCCGGCGATCGACGGCGCGTTCGTGCTGACCACGCGCGGCGGCGACTACGACCTGCAGGTCGGCCAGGATCTGTCGATCGGCTACCTCTCGCACGACGCAGAGACGGTGAACCTGTACTTCCAGGAGTCGTTCACCTTCCTCGTCTACACCGGCGAGGCCTCGGTTCCGCTGGTGCCGACGACGCTCGAACTCCCGCACTGA
- a CDS encoding ABC transporter ATP-binding protein, translating into MMQPPPTLGGKPGSRGRIDKKDLEQLREAPVSLRRIGALFAPYRWKITLVVALIIASSVISLATPFLVRAVIDDAIPHQNVSLLLWAVGGMLAVTVASSLLSVVQTWISTTVGQNVMHGLRTRVFSHLQRQSLNFFTRTRGGEIQSRLTNDIGGMQSVVTNTATSLASNVTTVVGTAIAMAVLSWRLALLSLIVLPPAIWLTRRVALMRRAVTARQQRRLADMQSQIDEGLSVSGVLLVKTLGTGPALSDKFARTSEELADLEVHAQLSGRWRMATMNIVFAAIPAVLYLVAGLPATSGGMTIGTLVAFTGLQGALFRPLMSLLDVGVSVTSSLALFSRIFEYLDLPVDIDDPRDPVPVDPATVAGRVRFENVSFRYEGAHRNALDGIDLDVPAGAQVALVGETGSGKTTLGSLVARLYDPVEGRVSIDGVDLRDMRLADLAGLVGVVSQETYLLHATVRENLRYAKPDATDDEIEAAARAAHIHDLIVSLPDGYDTVVGARGYRFSGGEKQRLAIARTLLRDPRVLVLDEATSALDNDTEHAVQQALDAARSGRTTITIAHRLSTVRNADEIVVLDRGHIVERGTHDDLVARGGRYAILAARAERGEVIPSSRSEISPSEWPRGRAAVRSG; encoded by the coding sequence ATGATGCAGCCCCCACCCACTCTCGGCGGCAAGCCGGGCAGCCGCGGCAGGATCGACAAGAAGGATCTCGAGCAGCTCCGCGAGGCCCCGGTGAGCCTGCGCCGTATCGGCGCCCTCTTCGCGCCCTATCGGTGGAAGATCACCCTCGTCGTCGCGCTCATCATCGCCTCGTCGGTGATCTCCCTCGCGACGCCCTTCCTCGTCCGCGCCGTCATCGACGATGCCATCCCGCACCAGAACGTGAGCCTGCTGTTGTGGGCCGTCGGCGGCATGCTGGCCGTCACCGTCGCGAGCTCGCTCCTGTCCGTCGTCCAGACCTGGATCTCCACGACCGTCGGCCAGAACGTCATGCACGGTCTGCGTACCCGGGTCTTCTCCCACCTGCAGCGACAGTCGCTGAATTTCTTCACCCGCACCCGCGGCGGTGAGATCCAGTCGCGGCTGACCAACGACATCGGTGGCATGCAGTCCGTGGTCACCAACACCGCGACCTCACTGGCGTCCAACGTCACCACCGTCGTCGGCACGGCGATCGCCATGGCGGTCCTCAGCTGGCGACTGGCTCTGCTCTCCCTGATCGTGCTCCCGCCGGCCATCTGGCTCACGCGCCGGGTCGCGCTCATGCGCCGCGCCGTCACCGCCCGTCAGCAACGGCGCCTCGCCGACATGCAGTCGCAGATCGACGAAGGACTGTCGGTCAGCGGCGTGCTGCTCGTCAAGACGCTGGGCACCGGCCCGGCACTGTCCGACAAGTTCGCCCGCACGTCGGAGGAACTCGCCGATCTCGAGGTGCACGCGCAGTTGTCCGGCCGCTGGCGCATGGCCACGATGAACATCGTCTTCGCGGCGATCCCCGCCGTCCTCTATCTCGTCGCCGGTCTGCCGGCCACCTCGGGCGGCATGACGATCGGCACCCTGGTGGCCTTCACCGGCTTGCAGGGCGCGCTGTTCCGGCCGCTGATGAGCCTGCTCGACGTCGGTGTCTCCGTCACCAGTTCGCTGGCCCTGTTCAGCCGCATCTTCGAATACCTCGACCTTCCGGTCGACATCGACGACCCGCGCGATCCGGTGCCCGTCGACCCTGCGACCGTCGCCGGCCGGGTGCGGTTCGAGAACGTGAGCTTCCGCTACGAAGGAGCGCACCGCAACGCCCTCGACGGCATCGATCTCGACGTCCCGGCGGGGGCGCAGGTCGCGCTCGTCGGCGAGACCGGCTCGGGCAAGACCACGCTCGGCTCGCTCGTCGCACGACTGTACGACCCGGTCGAGGGACGCGTGAGCATCGACGGTGTCGACCTGCGCGACATGAGGCTCGCCGATCTCGCCGGACTGGTCGGCGTGGTGTCGCAGGAGACCTACCTCCTCCACGCGACCGTCCGGGAGAACCTGCGCTACGCGAAGCCGGACGCGACCGACGACGAGATCGAGGCCGCGGCCCGCGCCGCACACATCCACGACCTGATCGTCTCGCTGCCGGACGGCTACGACACCGTCGTCGGCGCCCGCGGATACCGCTTCTCGGGTGGTGAGAAACAGCGACTGGCGATCGCCCGCACGCTCCTGCGCGACCCGCGTGTCCTCGTGCTCGACGAGGCGACCAGCGCCCTCGACAACGACACCGAGCACGCCGTGCAGCAGGCCCTCGACGCCGCGCGCAGCGGACGCACGACCATCACCATCGCGCACCGGCTCTCGACCGTGCGCAACGCCGACGAGATCGTGGTCCTCGACCGGGGCCACATCGTCGAACGCGGAACGCACGACGACCTCGTCGCCCGCGGTGGCCGCTACGCAATCCTCGCCGCTCGAGCCGAACGGGGTGAAGTCATCCCGTCGTCGCGGAGCGAGATCAGTCCTTCAGAGTGGCCGCGAGGGCGCGCCGCAGTTCGTTCCGGCTGA
- a CDS encoding MarR family winged helix-turn-helix transcriptional regulator codes for MSVESPATHLPASGDDPLALERQVCFALAVANRAVLAVYRPILDRLGLTHPQYLVMLALWERSPLTSKEVGQLLQLDSPTLSPLLKRLEALGLITRARSAADERQLVLELTDAGRALRAKAESVPGQVVDALGVGLDELQDLHAALVRVNAAALKAGAL; via the coding sequence ATGAGCGTCGAGTCCCCGGCCACCCACCTCCCTGCTTCCGGTGATGATCCTCTCGCGCTGGAGCGGCAGGTGTGTTTCGCTCTCGCCGTGGCGAACCGCGCCGTGCTCGCGGTCTATCGACCGATCCTCGACAGGCTGGGACTGACCCACCCGCAGTACCTGGTGATGCTCGCCCTGTGGGAACGCTCGCCGCTGACGAGCAAGGAAGTGGGGCAGTTACTCCAGCTCGACTCGCCCACGCTGTCTCCCCTGCTCAAGCGACTCGAGGCGCTGGGCCTGATCACCCGCGCGCGCAGCGCGGCCGACGAACGGCAACTCGTCCTCGAGCTCACCGACGCCGGCCGGGCGCTGCGTGCCAAGGCCGAGTCGGTGCCGGGACAGGTCGTCGATGCCCTCGGTGTCGGGCTCGACGAACTCCAGGACCTGCACGCCGCGCTCGTGCGCGTCAACGCGGCGGCGTTGAAGGCCGGAGCACTCTGA
- a CDS encoding 2OG-Fe(II) oxygenase, protein MKTIDSLQSRVDALNLPELTSELDENGCALTGPLLSDDECTELAALWDDDARFRTTVDMSRYGYGHGTYKYFGSPVPDAVAHLRSAFYRQLLPVARSWAERLGDPAPWPDDFDDWLDMCHAAGQTDPTPLMLRYATGDWNALHRDLYGDLVFPLQVVIGLDRAGVDYTGGEFLLVEQRPRAQSRGTVTVLEQGHALIFTTRDRPIRSARGWSRAPVRHGVSTVRSGLRRTLGLVLHDAA, encoded by the coding sequence GTGAAGACCATCGACAGTCTGCAGTCGCGCGTCGACGCACTGAACCTGCCCGAGCTGACGAGCGAGCTCGACGAGAACGGCTGCGCCCTCACCGGGCCGCTGTTGAGCGACGACGAATGCACCGAACTCGCGGCCCTGTGGGACGACGACGCCCGCTTCCGCACCACGGTCGACATGAGCCGCTACGGGTACGGGCACGGCACCTACAAGTACTTCGGCTCACCCGTCCCCGACGCCGTCGCACACCTGCGCTCGGCGTTCTACCGGCAGCTGCTCCCCGTCGCGCGCTCGTGGGCCGAACGCCTCGGCGATCCGGCACCCTGGCCCGACGACTTCGACGACTGGCTCGACATGTGCCACGCGGCCGGCCAGACCGACCCCACCCCGCTGATGCTGCGCTACGCCACCGGCGACTGGAACGCCCTGCATCGCGATCTCTACGGCGACCTCGTGTTCCCACTGCAGGTCGTGATCGGGCTCGACCGGGCGGGCGTCGACTACACCGGCGGCGAGTTCCTGTTGGTCGAACAACGGCCCCGCGCGCAGTCGCGGGGCACCGTCACCGTGCTCGAGCAAGGCCACGCGCTGATCTTCACCACCCGCGACCGACCGATCCGGTCGGCGCGCGGATGGTCGCGGGCGCCGGTCCGGCACGGCGTGAGCACCGTCCGATCGGGCCTGCGTCGCACGCTCGGCCTGGTACTGCACGACGCCGCCTGA
- a CDS encoding MarR family winged helix-turn-helix transcriptional regulator codes for MPDSPVALRDLLLTTTRTLRRRWHDLLQPWGLSPHEYRALDVIGRADDPIRLGVVAKELRIVPRSATEVVDRLESRGLTERLPDPADRRAVCVRLTDEGRRIRAELASARDADAVEMFDRLDAEERARLSDLLHKLVDDRPR; via the coding sequence ATGCCGGATTCACCCGTCGCACTGCGCGATCTCCTCCTCACCACCACGCGTACGCTGCGCCGACGCTGGCACGACCTCCTCCAGCCGTGGGGATTGTCACCCCACGAGTACCGGGCGCTCGACGTCATCGGACGCGCCGACGACCCCATCCGCCTCGGCGTCGTGGCCAAGGAACTGCGCATCGTCCCCCGCTCGGCCACCGAGGTCGTCGATCGCCTGGAGTCGCGGGGTCTCACCGAGCGACTCCCCGATCCCGCCGACCGACGCGCGGTCTGCGTGCGGCTGACCGACGAGGGCCGCAGGATCCGGGCCGAGCTGGCCTCGGCCCGCGATGCCGACGCCGTCGAGATGTTCGACCGGCTCGACGCCGAGGAACGCGCACGACTGTCCGATCTGCTGCACAAACTCGTCGACGACCGGCCGCGCTGA
- a CDS encoding type II toxin-antitoxin system RelE family toxin, whose amino-acid sequence MSTPDHPYRLVMARSAARAMARSLPEKVATAVYEFVTGPLLENPKRVGKPLNPPLAPAYSARRGEYRVLYLIDDANRTVEVTAISHRADAYR is encoded by the coding sequence ATGAGCACTCCGGACCACCCGTATCGGCTGGTGATGGCGAGGTCGGCTGCACGCGCCATGGCGAGGTCGTTGCCGGAGAAGGTAGCAACTGCGGTATACGAGTTCGTCACAGGACCCCTTCTCGAGAATCCGAAGCGGGTGGGGAAGCCGTTGAATCCGCCTCTTGCGCCGGCGTACAGCGCCCGGCGAGGTGAATATCGCGTCCTGTATCTGATCGATGATGCGAACCGCACGGTCGAGGTCACCGCGATCTCGCACCGTGCCGATGCGTATCGATAG